One Vallitalea pronyensis genomic region harbors:
- the rpsM gene encoding 30S ribosomal protein S13: protein MARIAGVDLPREKRVEIGLTYIYGIGRASSNRILKEAGINPDTRVRDLTDEETAKIREIIDNSQMVEGDLRRERALNIKRLMEIGCYRGIRHRRGLPCRGQKTKTNARTRKGPKRTVANKKK from the coding sequence ATGGCTCGTATTGCTGGTGTTGACTTACCAAGAGAAAAGCGTGTAGAGATTGGTCTTACTTATATCTATGGTATTGGTAGAGCAAGTTCTAATCGTATATTAAAAGAAGCGGGTATTAATCCAGATACAAGGGTAAGAGATTTAACAGACGAAGAGACAGCTAAGATTCGTGAGATTATCGATAACTCTCAAATGGTTGAAGGTGATCTTAGAAGAGAAAGAGCATTAAACATTAAGCGTTTAATGGAAATCGGATGTTATCGTGGTATCCGTCATAGAAGAGGTCTGCCTTGTCGAGGTCAGAAAACGAAAACAAATGCTCGTACAAGAAAAGGACCTAAGAGAACAGTAGCTAATAAGAAAAAATAA
- a CDS encoding KOW domain-containing RNA-binding protein produces the protein MHELQYGQIVKSKAGRDKDRIFIVVDVQGEFALLADGQLRRVEDPKRKKMKHIQPTKKIIEELSDKLSRDKKVTNIEIRRHLAIYQVNDDTLKRGGG, from the coding sequence ATGCATGAATTACAATATGGTCAAATAGTAAAATCAAAAGCTGGTCGAGATAAAGACAGAATATTTATCGTCGTGGATGTACAAGGTGAATTTGCCTTATTAGCTGATGGGCAATTAAGACGTGTTGAAGACCCTAAGCGAAAGAAAATGAAGCATATACAACCGACAAAAAAAATCATTGAAGAGCTGAGTGATAAGCTTTCAAGAGATAAAAAGGTTACCAATATAGAAATTAGAAGGCATTTAGCTATTTACCAAGTGAATGATGATACGTTAAAACGTGGAGGAGGTTGA
- a CDS encoding type Z 30S ribosomal protein S14, translating into MAKTSMKVKQQRKPKFSSRAYNRCRICGRPHGYLRKYGICRICFRELAYKGQIPGVRKASW; encoded by the coding sequence ATGGCTAAAACATCAATGAAAGTAAAGCAACAACGTAAGCCTAAGTTCTCATCAAGAGCTTACAATCGTTGTAGAATATGTGGAAGACCTCACGGATATTTAAGAAAATACGGTATCTGTAGAATTTGTTTCCGTGAATTAGCATACAAAGGACAAATCCCTGGTGTTAGAAAAGCGAGTTGGTAG
- the rplF gene encoding 50S ribosomal protein L6, which produces MSRIGRLPIEIPAGVDVTISDSNFVTVKGTKGTLEQQLPKEMTITKEDNQIVVTRPSDLKKMKSLHGLTRTLVANMVEGVTKGYEKKLEINGVGYRAAKQGKKLTLSLGYSHPVEMEDPEGLESVVEGQNVIIVKGIDKARVGQYAAEIRFKRPPEPYKGKGIRYADEVVRRKETGK; this is translated from the coding sequence ATGTCACGTATTGGTAGATTACCTATCGAGATTCCAGCTGGTGTAGACGTAACAATCAGCGACAGTAACTTTGTTACTGTAAAAGGGACAAAAGGAACATTAGAACAACAATTACCAAAAGAAATGACAATTACGAAAGAAGACAATCAAATCGTTGTGACAAGACCAAGTGATTTAAAGAAAATGAAGTCATTACATGGTTTAACAAGAACACTCGTTGCAAACATGGTTGAAGGTGTAACGAAAGGTTACGAAAAGAAGTTAGAAATCAACGGTGTTGGTTATAGAGCAGCAAAGCAAGGTAAAAAATTAACATTATCTTTAGGATATTCACATCCAGTTGAAATGGAAGATCCAGAAGGTCTTGAGTCGGTTGTGGAAGGCCAGAATGTTATTATCGTTAAAGGTATTGACAAAGCGAGAGTAGGTCAATATGCTGCGGAAATAAGATTCAAGCGACCACCAGAGCCATACAAAGGCAAAGGGATTAGATACGCTGATGAAGTAGTCAGACGTAAAGAAACTGGTAAATAG
- the rplR gene encoding 50S ribosomal protein L18 codes for MIKKVSRSKTRAKKHLKIRNKIVGTAERPRLAVYRSDKHMYAQIIDDVKGHTMVSASTIEKAISEGLDKTNNVSAAALVGETIGKKAVEKGITEVVFDRGGYIYQGKVKALADSAREAGLKF; via the coding sequence ATGATAAAAAAAGTTTCACGATCAAAAACACGTGCTAAAAAGCATTTGAAAATCCGTAATAAAATCGTTGGTACAGCTGAGAGACCACGTTTAGCGGTATATAGAAGTGATAAGCATATGTATGCACAAATCATTGATGACGTTAAGGGTCATACAATGGTATCAGCTTCTACAATTGAAAAAGCAATTAGTGAAGGTTTAGATAAAACAAATAATGTATCTGCGGCAGCACTCGTTGGTGAAACCATTGGTAAGAAAGCTGTTGAAAAGGGTATAACAGAAGTTGTATTCGATAGAGGTGGATATATTTATCAAGGTAAAGTTAAAGCTCTAGCTGACTCAGCAAGAGAAGCTGGACTTAAATTCTAA
- the map gene encoding type I methionyl aminopeptidase, translated as MSIMIKTDEEIVLMRKAGKIVAGAHELLESMVQPGVSTYDLDKAAKDFILSHDAIPSFKDYGGFPANICTSVNEEVVHGIPSKKRLLKEGDIISIDIGALYKGYHGDAARTHGVGEISDHARKLIDVTKQSFFEGIKFALEGNHLHEISSAIQKYVEAHGYSVVRDLVGHGIGRQLHEEPQIPNFKVIGRGPRLRSGMALAIEPMINMGRSEVRWLSDNWTVVTIDGALSAHYENTILITDDGHELLTV; from the coding sequence ATGTCAATTATGATAAAGACTGACGAAGAAATTGTATTGATGAGAAAAGCAGGTAAGATTGTTGCAGGAGCCCACGAGCTTCTTGAATCAATGGTTCAACCTGGTGTTTCCACTTATGACTTGGATAAAGCTGCAAAAGACTTTATCTTAAGCCATGATGCCATACCATCTTTTAAAGACTATGGTGGATTTCCCGCTAACATCTGTACTTCCGTTAATGAAGAAGTGGTACATGGGATTCCTTCTAAAAAACGTTTATTAAAAGAAGGGGATATCATCAGCATTGATATTGGTGCACTCTATAAGGGGTATCATGGCGATGCTGCTAGGACCCATGGTGTTGGAGAAATAAGTGATCATGCAAGGAAACTCATTGACGTCACGAAGCAAAGCTTTTTTGAAGGCATTAAATTTGCTTTAGAAGGCAATCATCTACATGAGATATCATCTGCTATTCAGAAATATGTAGAAGCACATGGTTATTCTGTTGTTAGGGACTTAGTGGGACACGGAATTGGACGTCAATTACATGAAGAACCTCAGATTCCAAACTTTAAAGTAATAGGAAGAGGTCCGAGACTTCGCTCAGGTATGGCACTTGCCATTGAACCTATGATAAATATGGGAAGATCAGAAGTAAGGTGGTTATCAGACAATTGGACAGTTGTTACCATAGATGGTGCATTATCTGCTCATTATGAGAATACAATTCTTATAACAGATGATGGACATGAACTTCTGACAGTCTAA
- the rpmD gene encoding 50S ribosomal protein L30, giving the protein MADKLKITLVKSTIGAIPKHKKTAVALGLTKLNKTVEQKDNDAIRGMVKSIQHLVKVEEI; this is encoded by the coding sequence ATGGCAGATAAATTAAAAATTACTTTAGTTAAATCCACAATTGGAGCCATTCCTAAACACAAGAAAACTGCAGTGGCGTTAGGTCTTACAAAACTTAATAAAACAGTAGAGCAAAAAGATAACGATGCGATTAGAGGTATGGTAAAATCTATACAACATTTAGTAAAAGTAGAAGAAATTTAA
- a CDS encoding bL17 family ribosomal protein, producing the protein MAGYRKLGRTSSQRKALLRNQVTNLIYHGKITTTVSKAKEVRKIAEKLIALSVKERDNYETVTVTQKVPKKTADGKRVKEVVDGKKVTQFENVEKTVKKDSATRLHARRQILKVLYPVKEVPAKNAGKKANTKQVNLVDKLFDEIAPKYADRNGGYTRIIKMGPRRGDGAEEVIIELV; encoded by the coding sequence ATGGCAGGATACAGAAAGCTTGGCAGAACTTCTTCACAAAGAAAAGCTTTACTGAGAAACCAAGTGACTAACTTGATTTATCATGGTAAAATTACAACAACTGTAAGTAAAGCGAAAGAAGTTCGTAAAATTGCTGAAAAACTTATAGCTCTATCCGTTAAGGAAAGAGATAATTATGAAACAGTAACTGTTACTCAAAAAGTACCTAAAAAGACTGCTGATGGTAAGCGTGTAAAAGAAGTCGTTGATGGTAAGAAAGTGACTCAATTTGAGAACGTTGAGAAGACAGTTAAAAAAGATAGTGCAACAAGATTACATGCACGTAGACAAATACTTAAGGTATTATATCCAGTAAAAGAAGTGCCTGCAAAGAATGCTGGTAAAAAAGCAAACACAAAGCAAGTGAATTTAGTGGATAAGTTATTTGATGAAATTGCTCCTAAGTATGCAGACCGTAATGGTGGTTATACAAGAATCATTAAGATGGGACCTCGTAGAGGTGACGGTGCTGAGGAAGTAATTATTGAATTAGTGTAG
- the rplE gene encoding 50S ribosomal protein L5, whose product MSRIKEVYNNEIVDAMMKKFNYKNKMAVPKIEKIVINMGVGEAKENQKVLDAAVSDLTIISGQKPIITKAKKSVAAFKVREGMAIGCKVTLRGKRMYDFADRLINLALPRVRDFRGVNPNAFDGRGNYALGIKEQLIFPEIEYDKVDKVRGMDIIFVTTANTDEEARELLSLFGMPFKK is encoded by the coding sequence GTGAGTAGAATTAAAGAAGTTTACAATAACGAGATTGTAGACGCTATGATGAAAAAATTTAACTATAAAAATAAAATGGCTGTACCTAAGATTGAGAAAATTGTCATCAACATGGGTGTTGGTGAAGCAAAAGAAAATCAAAAGGTTCTTGACGCTGCAGTAAGTGATTTAACGATCATTTCTGGTCAAAAGCCAATCATTACAAAAGCTAAGAAGTCAGTTGCTGCATTTAAGGTAAGAGAAGGTATGGCAATCGGATGTAAAGTTACCCTTAGAGGTAAGAGAATGTACGATTTTGCAGATCGCCTTATCAACTTAGCTTTACCTCGTGTAAGAGACTTTAGAGGAGTTAATCCCAATGCTTTTGATGGTAGAGGTAACTATGCTTTAGGTATCAAAGAGCAATTAATCTTCCCTGAGATTGAATACGATAAGGTAGACAAAGTAAGAGGTATGGACATCATCTTTGTAACAACTGCTAATACAGATGAAGAAGCCCGCGAACTACTCAGTTTGTTTGGGATGCCTTTTAAAAAATAA
- the infA gene encoding translation initiation factor IF-1, with amino-acid sequence MSKKDVIEVEGVVLEKLPNAMFQVELENGHKILAHISGKLRMNYIRILPGDKVTVELSPYDLTKGRIIWRDK; translated from the coding sequence ATGTCTAAAAAGGATGTCATTGAAGTAGAAGGTGTTGTACTCGAGAAATTACCTAATGCTATGTTCCAAGTAGAACTTGAAAATGGACACAAGATCTTAGCACATATCAGTGGAAAGTTAAGAATGAATTATATCAGAATCTTACCTGGAGATAAGGTAACGGTTGAACTTTCTCCATATGATTTAACAAAAGGTAGAATTATTTGGAGAGACAAATAA
- the rpsH gene encoding 30S ribosomal protein S8, which translates to MTMSDPIADMLTRIRNGNTAKHDFVDIPASKMKQAVADILVGEGYIKGYKLIEDGLIKTIRVEMKYGKTKSEKVISGIKKISKPGLRVYAGRDELPKVLGGLGTAIISTNKGIITDKEARKQNVGGEVIAFIW; encoded by the coding sequence ATGACAATGAGCGATCCAATTGCAGATATGTTAACAAGAATCCGTAACGGAAATACTGCTAAGCATGATTTTGTAGATATACCTGCCTCAAAAATGAAGCAAGCAGTTGCTGACATTTTAGTAGGAGAAGGCTACATTAAAGGATATAAATTAATTGAAGACGGACTTATCAAAACAATCCGTGTTGAAATGAAATATGGCAAAACAAAAAGCGAGAAGGTTATTTCAGGTATTAAGAAAATTTCTAAGCCTGGACTTCGTGTATACGCTGGAAGAGATGAGTTACCAAAGGTTCTTGGTGGGCTTGGAACAGCAATCATTTCTACAAACAAAGGTATTATCACTGACAAAGAAGCTAGAAAGCAAAATGTTGGTGGAGAAGTTATAGCATTTATCTGGTAG
- the rpsK gene encoding 30S ribosomal protein S11, whose translation MAKKVSRKGTKRRVKKHIERGQAHIKSTFNNTIVTLTDAQGNAISWASAGGLGFRGSRKSTPFAAQMAADTAAKAAMIHGLKTVEVLVKGPGSGREAAIRALQAAGLDVTSIKDVTPVPHNGCRPPKRRRV comes from the coding sequence ATGGCAAAGAAAGTGTCCAGAAAAGGGACCAAAAGACGCGTGAAGAAGCATATAGAGCGTGGACAAGCGCATATCAAATCAACATTTAACAATACCATTGTTACGTTGACTGATGCACAAGGAAATGCCATTTCATGGGCAAGTGCTGGAGGACTTGGTTTCAGAGGATCTAGAAAATCAACTCCTTTTGCGGCTCAGATGGCTGCAGATACAGCTGCGAAAGCAGCAATGATTCACGGTTTGAAAACAGTAGAAGTTTTGGTAAAAGGACCTGGTTCAGGTAGAGAAGCTGCTATTCGAGCGCTTCAAGCTGCTGGTTTAGACGTAACAAGCATTAAAGACGTAACACCAGTGCCACATAATGGATGTCGTCCACCAAAACGTAGAAGAGTATAA
- the secY gene encoding preprotein translocase subunit SecY produces MFRTLRDAFKIPDLRKKLIYTLMMFFAIRIGAHIRVPLVNPEAVSSFAGDGGMLDMFNAFSGGAFQNMALFAMGIGPYITSSIIMNLLTVAIPKLEEMQKEGEEGRKKIAKITRYGTVVLAILQSTAISISLRGLFYEYNVFSVVIGITAMTAGTAFLMWIGEQITTNGIGNGISLIIFINIISRLPFGVQSLYNSATTGNKLIPVIVLIIIFAAMVAFVVLVQLGERRVPVQYAKRMQGRKVYGGQSTHIPLKVNMAGVIPVIFASSLLGFPGTITQFFGEPTGAWATIINLLRIQSWSGAFIYFVLILFFAYFYTSITFNPIEVANNMKKNGGFIPGIRPGKPTVDYLTNVLNKIVLIGALALALIALLPTLLGVAFNMNISFGGTSLIIVVGVAIETIKQIESQMVMRHYKGFLNS; encoded by the coding sequence TTGTTTAGAACACTTCGCGATGCATTTAAAATACCTGATTTAAGAAAAAAATTAATCTATACACTCATGATGTTCTTCGCTATTCGTATCGGAGCACATATTCGTGTACCACTTGTTAATCCTGAGGCTGTTTCAAGCTTTGCTGGAGACGGTGGTATGCTTGACATGTTTAACGCATTTTCAGGTGGGGCCTTCCAGAACATGGCACTCTTTGCTATGGGTATTGGACCCTACATTACATCATCCATCATCATGAACCTCCTTACAGTTGCTATTCCCAAATTAGAGGAAATGCAAAAAGAAGGTGAAGAAGGACGTAAGAAAATTGCTAAGATTACACGTTATGGAACAGTTGTTCTAGCTATATTACAATCAACAGCTATATCCATTAGTTTAAGAGGATTATTCTATGAATATAATGTATTCTCAGTTGTTATTGGTATAACTGCTATGACTGCTGGTACAGCTTTCTTAATGTGGATTGGTGAGCAGATTACAACCAATGGTATTGGAAATGGTATATCCCTAATTATCTTTATTAATATCATTTCACGATTACCTTTCGGTGTACAATCATTATATAATTCAGCAACAACAGGTAACAAATTAATTCCCGTTATTGTACTGATTATCATATTTGCAGCCATGGTTGCTTTCGTCGTCTTGGTTCAACTTGGCGAAAGAAGGGTGCCCGTACAATATGCTAAACGTATGCAGGGAAGAAAAGTATATGGTGGACAGTCTACCCATATACCATTAAAAGTTAATATGGCTGGTGTTATTCCAGTTATCTTCGCATCATCCCTACTTGGTTTCCCAGGAACGATTACACAGTTCTTCGGTGAGCCAACAGGCGCGTGGGCGACCATTATTAACCTACTAAGAATTCAAAGTTGGTCAGGTGCATTTATTTATTTTGTACTCATCTTATTCTTTGCTTATTTCTATACATCAATTACGTTTAATCCAATTGAGGTAGCAAATAACATGAAGAAAAATGGTGGGTTTATTCCAGGTATACGACCAGGAAAACCAACAGTTGATTATTTAACAAATGTACTTAACAAGATTGTATTAATTGGAGCGTTAGCACTTGCACTCATTGCTTTACTTCCAACATTATTGGGTGTTGCATTTAACATGAATATATCCTTCGGTGGTACATCATTGATCATCGTCGTAGGGGTTGCCATTGAGACCATTAAGCAAATTGAATCTCAAATGGTTATGCGTCACTACAAAGGGTTTTTAAATTCTTAA
- a CDS encoding adenylate kinase — protein MKLIMLGAPGAGKGTQAKRIAEKYDIPHISTGDIFRANIKKETQLGLKAKEYMDKGLLVPDELVVDIVADRLLEDDCKKGFILDGFPRTIPQAESLDEALAKMDTKMDYAINIDVPDENIVRRMSGRRACVKCGATYHLKYSAPKKENVCDTCEGELIIRDDDQPETVQKRLSVYHKQTRPLIDYYQGKNILITVDGTVDIDKVTESIIDILGA, from the coding sequence ATGAAATTAATTATGTTAGGTGCGCCTGGTGCAGGTAAAGGTACACAGGCAAAGAGAATTGCTGAAAAATACGACATACCACATATTTCAACAGGGGATATTTTTCGTGCAAATATAAAAAAAGAAACACAATTAGGCTTAAAAGCTAAAGAATATATGGATAAAGGATTATTAGTTCCTGATGAGTTGGTAGTAGACATTGTTGCGGATCGTCTCTTAGAAGATGATTGTAAAAAGGGTTTTATCTTAGATGGTTTCCCTCGAACAATACCTCAAGCTGAGAGTCTTGATGAAGCACTAGCTAAAATGGATACAAAAATGGATTATGCCATTAACATTGATGTACCGGATGAGAACATTGTAAGAAGAATGTCTGGTAGAAGAGCTTGTGTTAAGTGTGGTGCCACATATCACTTGAAATACAGTGCTCCAAAAAAAGAGAATGTATGTGATACCTGTGAAGGGGAACTCATCATTCGCGATGATGACCAGCCAGAAACGGTACAAAAAAGATTAAGTGTTTATCACAAGCAAACTCGTCCATTAATAGACTATTATCAAGGTAAAAATATTCTTATTACTGTTGATGGTACAGTTGATATTGATAAAGTGACTGAGAGTATTATTGATATTTTAGGAGCGTAA
- the rpsD gene encoding 30S ribosomal protein S4 yields MARYRGAVCRLCRREGEKLFLKGERCYTGKCAIDRRPYAPGDHGKRRSKVSEYGLQLRQKQKAKRIYGVLETQFRNYFAEADRKKGITGENLLILLESRLDNAVYRAGLGRSRTEARQVVRHNHITVNGKKVNIPSYLVKPGDVIEVKEKSLSIQRFKDIVETTGSRIVPEWLDVDIENKVIKIVSLPTREQIDSNIEETLIVELYSK; encoded by the coding sequence ATGGCAAGATATAGAGGTGCAGTGTGTAGACTTTGCCGTAGAGAAGGTGAAAAACTTTTCTTAAAAGGTGAAAGATGTTATACAGGAAAATGTGCTATAGACCGTAGACCTTATGCTCCTGGAGACCACGGTAAGAGACGTTCTAAGGTTTCTGAATATGGTTTGCAGTTGAGACAAAAGCAAAAAGCAAAAAGAATCTATGGTGTTTTAGAAACACAATTTAGAAACTACTTTGCTGAAGCAGATAGAAAAAAAGGCATTACAGGTGAAAACTTACTGATATTATTAGAGTCACGTTTGGACAATGCCGTATATAGAGCTGGTCTTGGACGTTCAAGAACAGAGGCTAGACAAGTGGTTCGTCATAATCATATTACAGTTAATGGTAAGAAAGTGAACATTCCATCTTACTTAGTAAAGCCAGGCGATGTAATAGAAGTAAAAGAGAAATCTTTAAGTATTCAAAGATTTAAAGATATTGTTGAGACTACAGGCTCAAGAATTGTTCCAGAATGGTTAGATGTAGATATCGAGAACAAGGTAATCAAAATAGTATCTCTTCCAACAAGAGAGCAAATTGATTCAAATATCGAAGAGACACTAATCGTCGAGTTATATTCAAAATAA
- a CDS encoding DNA-directed RNA polymerase subunit alpha has translation MFDFEKPKIDIVEIAEDNRYGRFVIEPLERGYGTTLGNSLRRIMLSSLPGAAISSVKIEGVLHEFSSIPGVKEDVAEVIMNLKNLSIKNNSDSPEPKVAYIEFEGEGIVTAADIQADPDIEIVNPDLPIATLSGGADSKLFMELTITKGRGYISADKNKSEDQPIGVIPVDSIYTPVERVNIIVENTRVGQITDYDKLTLEVWTNGTLSPDEAVSLAAKVLSEHLNLFIDLSENAKNAEVMVEKEDDEKEKVLEMSIDELELSVRSYNCLKRAGINTVEELTNRTSEDMMKVRNLGRKSLEEVLAKLKELGLALKPSDE, from the coding sequence ATGTTTGATTTTGAAAAACCTAAAATAGATATTGTTGAGATAGCTGAAGATAATCGATATGGACGTTTTGTGATAGAACCTCTTGAAAGAGGTTATGGAACAACTCTAGGGAATTCCCTACGTCGTATTATGTTATCATCTTTACCTGGTGCTGCCATTAGTAGTGTTAAAATTGAAGGTGTGTTACACGAATTTTCTTCAATTCCAGGTGTCAAAGAAGATGTAGCAGAAGTGATTATGAATCTCAAAAACTTATCTATTAAGAATAATAGTGATAGCCCAGAGCCAAAGGTAGCGTATATTGAGTTTGAAGGTGAAGGTATCGTAACTGCTGCTGACATACAAGCAGATCCTGATATTGAAATCGTTAATCCTGACTTGCCAATTGCTACGCTTAGTGGTGGTGCAGACAGTAAACTCTTTATGGAGCTTACCATTACGAAGGGCAGAGGTTACATTAGTGCTGACAAGAATAAATCAGAGGATCAACCAATTGGTGTCATTCCAGTGGATTCCATTTATACACCAGTAGAGAGAGTTAATATCATTGTTGAGAATACCCGTGTAGGGCAAATCACAGACTATGATAAATTAACCCTTGAAGTATGGACTAATGGTACGTTATCTCCTGATGAAGCTGTAAGTTTAGCAGCAAAGGTACTTAGTGAACATTTAAATCTATTCATTGATTTATCTGAGAATGCTAAGAACGCTGAAGTTATGGTTGAAAAAGAAGATGATGAAAAAGAAAAAGTGCTTGAAATGAGCATTGATGAACTGGAATTATCTGTTCGTTCTTATAATTGTTTAAAGCGTGCAGGTATTAACACCGTTGAAGAGCTTACAAATAGAACATCGGAAGATATGATGAAAGTGCGTAATCTCGGTCGTAAATCATTAGAGGAAGTACTAGCGAAATTAAAAGAATTAGGTTTAGCATTAAAACCTAGTGATGAGTAA
- the rplO gene encoding 50S ribosomal protein L15, with protein sequence MNLTELKPAQGSRTNCSRKGRGHGSGNGKTAGRGQDGQKSRSGGGVRIGFEGGQMPLYRRLPKRGFTCRNSKDIVAINVDVLNRFEEGETISVELLIETGVIKNPRDGVKILGNGELTKKFTVRANAFSKSAVEKIEAAGGKAEVV encoded by the coding sequence ATGAATTTGACAGAATTAAAACCAGCACAAGGATCAAGAACCAACTGTAGTAGAAAAGGTAGAGGTCATGGATCAGGGAACGGAAAAACTGCAGGTAGAGGACAAGATGGACAAAAATCTCGTTCAGGCGGTGGCGTAAGAATTGGTTTCGAAGGAGGCCAAATGCCATTGTACAGAAGACTTCCTAAGAGAGGCTTCACATGTAGAAACTCAAAAGATATCGTGGCTATCAACGTTGATGTACTCAATAGATTTGAAGAAGGCGAAACCATATCAGTGGAATTACTCATTGAGACTGGTGTTATTAAAAATCCTAGAGATGGTGTGAAAATCCTAGGTAATGGAGAATTAACTAAGAAATTTACAGTTAGAGCTAATGCCTTTAGTAAATCCGCAGTAGAAAAAATTGAAGCTGCTGGCGGGAAAGCAGAGGTGGTATAG
- the rpmJ gene encoding 50S ribosomal protein L36, translating to MKVRASVKPICEKCKVIKRKGRVRVICENPKHKQKQG from the coding sequence ATGAAAGTAAGAGCATCTGTAAAACCTATTTGTGAAAAATGCAAGGTCATCAAAAGAAAAGGTAGAGTTCGTGTGATCTGCGAAAATCCTAAGCACAAGCAAAAGCAAGGCTAA
- the rpsE gene encoding 30S ribosomal protein S5 — MKRTMVDASSLDLKEKVVSIRRVTKVVKGGRNFRFAALVVVGDENGHVGAGVGKATEIPEAIRKGIEDAKKRLIEVPMDENGSIPHDFIGKFGSASVLMKRAPEGTGVIAGGPARAVLELAGIKNIRTKSLGSNNKNNVVTATVAGLDGIKTPEQVAKLRGKSVEELLG, encoded by the coding sequence ATGAAGCGTACAATGGTTGATGCTAGTAGTTTAGATCTAAAAGAAAAAGTAGTATCAATAAGACGTGTAACTAAGGTAGTAAAGGGAGGACGTAACTTCCGTTTTGCAGCTTTAGTAGTAGTCGGAGATGAAAACGGTCATGTAGGCGCTGGTGTTGGAAAAGCAACAGAGATTCCAGAGGCTATACGAAAAGGTATTGAAGACGCTAAGAAACGACTTATTGAAGTACCTATGGACGAAAATGGTAGTATTCCTCATGATTTTATAGGTAAATTCGGAAGCGCAAGTGTTCTTATGAAGAGAGCTCCTGAAGGAACTGGTGTTATCGCTGGAGGACCTGCTCGTGCGGTACTTGAGCTTGCAGGTATTAAAAACATTCGAACCAAATCATTAGGTTCAAACAATAAAAATAACGTCGTAACAGCTACAGTAGCTGGTCTTGATGGCATTAAGACACCTGAACAAGTAGCAAAACTTCGTGGAAAATCAGTCGAAGAGCTATTAGGATAG